AGTATCCAAGCTCGGATTTGCTCATCAAGCCGCAATCGGTAGTGGAAAAAGTATGGGAAGTAACGAAAGGCGATGCCTTCGTGACCTCTGATGTCGGCCAACACCAAATGTGGGCAGCGCAGTACTATCGTTTCGACAAACCGCGTCGTTGGATCAATTCCGGCGGCCTCGGCACCATGGGTGTCGGCTTGCCGTATGCGATGGGCGTGCAAATGGCCAATCCTGATGCGACGGTCGCCTGTATTACCGGTGAAGGCTCGATACAAATGTGCATCCAAGAGCTGGCAACCTGTAAACAATATCACCTGACACCGAAAATCATTCTGCTCAACAATCGTGTGCTCGGCATGGTCAGACAATGGCAGCAAATCGATTACGGTTCGCGCTATTCGGAATCCTATATGGATTCTTTGCCTGATTTTACCAAACTGGTCGAAGCTTACGGTCACGTCGGTATGAAAATTGAAAACCCAGCCGACGTTGACGGTGCGGTACGTGAAGCATTTGCGATGAAGGATAGACTGGTGTTCATGAATTTCATTACTGATCAGACTGAAAATGTGTGGCCTATGGTGAAAGCCGGTAAGGGCCTCACGGAGATGTTGCTCGGTTCGGAGGATCTGTGATGAGACATATCATTTCCATTCTCCTTGAGAATGAAGCAGGGGCCTTGTCGCGCGTGGTCGGTTTGTTTTCGGCCCGCGGTTACAACATCGAAACCCTGACCGTCGCACCGACCGAAGATGCCACCTTGTCGCGCATGACTATCGTCACCAGCGGATCGGATGACATCATCGAACAAATTACCAAGCATCTCAACCGTTTGATCGAAGTGATCAAAGTGGTGGATCTGACCGAAGGTGCGCACATCGAGCGCGAGCTCATGCTCATCAAGGTCAGAGCAGTTGGTAAAGAACGCGAAGAAATGAAGCGTACCGCCGACATTTTCCGCGGCCGCATCATCGACGTCACAGAAAAAACCTACACGATAGAATTGACCGGTAACAAAGGCAAGCTCGACGCCTTCATCGATTCCATCGATCGCGCATCCATACTCGAAACCGTGCGTACCGGCGGCTCGGGCATAGG
The sequence above is drawn from the Undibacterium sp. CCC3.4 genome and encodes:
- the ilvN gene encoding acetolactate synthase small subunit; translated protein: MRHIISILLENEAGALSRVVGLFSARGYNIETLTVAPTEDATLSRMTIVTSGSDDIIEQITKHLNRLIEVIKVVDLTEGAHIERELMLIKVRAVGKEREEMKRTADIFRGRIIDVTEKTYTIELTGNKGKLDAFIDSIDRASILETVRTGGSGIGRGERILKV